The following are encoded in a window of Esox lucius isolate fEsoLuc1 chromosome 14, fEsoLuc1.pri, whole genome shotgun sequence genomic DNA:
- the arvcfa gene encoding armadillo repeat protein deleted in velo-cardio-facial syndrome isoform X1 produces the protein MPAEVKEEQVPDGPSSLGALNLEPKEPPLEPPSPAEEDLDTPTSNISVVTSTNGSSTTETETHQLTETEDPKALQLRIDQTDNRDTTGPQLPQTSQPPLVTIGQDNSPPQSGPLTNGQPCSESLTNPITAPATATPLPPPFSTGGEANTEIPEGQNVISTLPDGHLRGLGGDTCAGYGSLSRGGIHHGSLHTYWPTRNYQPQPGGHYTLPLPRDNYGQVGLTNQTKGDGPADAQEVKVDYPTCSYATLGGIHQLRPITTMELLREPSRTRPISFPCLGPPSPLNPSFPLYLSRGGYEEALMSQVDGDPASFFQAMSRAQTLQFPHKRSSMVSLDSIRKDPRWRDPNLREVITMLSHPMDPVKSNAAAYLQHLCYENDRIKQDVRQLKGVPVLVGLLDHPKAEVHRKACGALRNISYGKDHQNKVAIKNCDGIPALVRLLRKSSNMEVRELVTGTLWNLSSHEPLKMMVINHGLQTLTDEVIIPNSGWRRDPTEHSRPQETEWTTVFKNTSGCLRNVSSDGAEARQRLRECAGLVDALLHALQSAVANKETDNKSVENCVCILRNLSYHVHKEVPGAERFQEPMANQVPRSTSGGNQKKKNEADCFGVKKPKEEWFNQSWRNGPSDKKYSTLDLPKRTEPMKGLELLYQPEVVRLYLSLLTRSQNHNTLEAAAGALQNLAAGHWAWSSYIRATVRKEKGLPVLVELLRSDGDKVVRAVAIALRNLAIDRRNKDLIGSYAMRDLVSNLPSGQQRPAKNLEGDTVVAILNTIHEIISDSPENTRGLIQSHAIQKLVAINKTSQSVRETKAASHVLQTVWAYKDLRNSLYKGGWNKTHFKPSTTGMAKKPTSKKSGFDDITLPLMEKNQVFPTDGYSNVEQTERVGEGPGHVVEREPLQSIPERKHFIRAGRPAVGLVDRKPPPLDSWV, from the exons GAGCAGGTCCCTGATGGGCCCTCTTCTCTGGGGGCCCTGAACCTGGAGCCAAAGGAGCCACCGTTGGAGCCTCCATCGCCCGCAGAAGAGGACCTGGACACTCCCACCTCTAACATCTCTGTGGTCACCTCTACCAATGGGAGCTCCACTACAGAGACCGAGACACACCAACTGACTGAGACTGAG GACCCCAAGGCCCTGCAACTGAGGATCGACCAGACAGACAACCGGGACACCACCGGCCCGCAGCTGCCCCAAACCTCACAGCCTCCTCTGGTTACCATAGGTCAGGACAATTCCCCACCCCAGTCTGGCCCCCTGACAAATGGCCAGCCATGCTCTGAGTCCCTTACCAATCCTATCACAGCCCCAGCTACAGCCACCCCGCTCCCCCCTCCATTCAGCACCGGTGGTGAGGCCAACACAGAGATCCCTGAGGGCCAGAATGTCATCAGCACCCTCCCTGATGGTCATCTTCGTGGCCTTGGAGGTGACACTTGTGCTGGGTATGGCAGTCTATCCCGAGGAGGCATCCACCATGGCTCTCTTCACACCTACTGGCCCACCAGGAACTACCAACCTCAGCCTGGGGGCCACTACACACTGCCCCTACCCAGGGACAACTACGGCCAGGTGGGCTTGACCAACCAGACCAAGGGGGATGGGCCGGCGGACGCCCAGGAGGTGAAGGTTGACTACCCCACCTGCAGCTACGCCACGCTGGGAGGAATCCACCAGCTCAGACCCATCACTACCATGGAGCTGCTGAGGGAACCTTCTAGAACTAG GCCCATCTCTTTCCCTTGTCTCGGCCCCCCCTCCCCACTTaacccctccttccctctctatTTATCCAGGGGTGGTTACGAGGAGGCTCTCATGTCCCAGGTGGATGGGGACCCGGCCTCCTTCTTCCAGGCCATGTCCAGGGCCCAGACGCTACAGTTCCCCCACAAGCGCAGCAGCATGGTCAGCCTAGACAGCATCCGTAAGGACCCGCGCTGGAGGGATCCCAACCTAAGAGAGGTCATCACCATGCTCAGTCACCCCATGGATCCCGTCAAGTCCAACGCTGCCGCCTATCTGCAGCACCTGTGCTACGAGAACGACCGCATAAAGCAGGATGTCAGACAACTGAAGGGCGTACCTGTGCTCGTAGGGCTCCTGGACCACCCTAAAGCCGAGGTCCACCGCAAGGCCTGTGGAGCACTGAGGAACATCTCTTACGGGAAAGACCACCAAAACAAGGTGGCCATCAAGAACTGTGATGGCATCCCCGCACTGGTTAGACTGTTGAGGAAGTCCAGTAACATGGAGGTCAGAGAGCTGGTCACAG GGACGCTGTGGAACCTCTCCTCCCATGAGCCTCTGAAGATGATGGTTATCAACCACGGGCTCCAGACCCTCACCGACGAGGTCATCATCCCTAATTCTGGCTGGAGGAGAGACCCCACTGAACACTCCAGACCCCAGGAGACGGAGTGGACCACTGTGTTCAAGAACACTTCTGGATGTCTGAG GAATGTGAGCTCAGATGGGGCAGAGGCTCGCCAGAGGCTGAGGGAGTGTGCGGGGCTGGTGGATGCTCTCCTCCATGCCCTTCAGTCAGCTGTGGCCAACAAGGAGACGGACAATAAG TCGGTAGAGAACTGTGTCTGCATCCTCAGAAACCTGTCCTATCATGTCCACAAAGAGGTCCCAGGGGCGGAGCGATTTCAGGAACCCATGGCCAATCAAGTTCCACGATCAACATCAGGAGGGAACCAGAAGAAGAAGAACGAGGCAGACTGTTTTGGAGTGAAGAAGCCCAAGG AGGAATGGTTTAATCAAA GCTGGAGAAATGGACCAAGTGACAAAAAATATAGTACACTGGATTTACCCAAACGCACAGAGCCCATGAAAG GTCTGGAGCTGTTGTACCAGCCGGAGGTGGTGAGGCTTTACCTGTCTCTTCTCACTCGCAGTCAGAACCACAACACCCTGGAGGCAGCTGCTGGAGCTCTTCAGAACCTCGCTGCGGGACACTGGGCT TGGTCCAGTTACATTCGGGCCACAGTGAGGAAGGAGAAAGGTCTGCCTGTCCTGGTGGAGCTGCTCCGTTCAGACGGTGATAAAGTGGTCCGGGCTGTAGCTATTGCCCTCCGCAACCTGGCCATAGATCGGCGAAACAAAGACCTCATTG GGAGCTATGCCATGAGGGACCTGGTCAGTAATCTGCCCTCTGGTCAACAGCGGCCGGCCAAGAACTTGGAAGGGGACACCGTGGTGGCCATACTGAACACGATCCATGAGATCATCTCAGACAGCCCGGAGAACACCCGGGGCCTCATACAAAGTCACGCCATCCAGAAACTGGTAGCCATCAACAAGACCAG CCAATCTGTGCGGGAGACCAAAGCAGCATCTCATGTCCTGCAGACAGTGTGGGCCTATAAAGACTTGAGAAATAGTCTCTACAAGGGAGGCTGGAATAAGACTCACTTTAAG CCATCAACCACTGGAATGGCCAAAAAACCTACAAGCAAAAAGTCAGGATTCGATGACATCACACTGCCCCTTATGGAGAAAAATCAAG
- the arvcfa gene encoding armadillo repeat protein deleted in velo-cardio-facial syndrome isoform X3, with protein sequence MPAEVKEEQVPDGPSSLGALNLEPKEPPLEPPSPAEEDLDTPTSNISVVTSTNGSSTTETETHQLTETEDPKALQLRIDQTDNRDTTGPQLPQTSQPPLVTIGQDNSPPQSGPLTNGQPCSESLTNPITAPATATPLPPPFSTGGEANTEIPEGQNVISTLPDGHLRGLGGDTCAGYGSLSRGGIHHGSLHTYWPTRNYQPQPGGHYTLPLPRDNYGQVGLTNQTKGDGPADAQEVKVDYPTCSYATLGGIHQLRPITTMELLREPSRTRPISFPCLGPPSPLNPSFPLYLSRGGYEEALMSQVDGDPASFFQAMSRAQTLQFPHKRSSMVSLDSIRKDPRWRDPNLREVITMLSHPMDPVKSNAAAYLQHLCYENDRIKQDVRQLKGVPVLVGLLDHPKAEVHRKACGALRNISYGKDHQNKVAIKNCDGIPALVRLLRKSSNMEVRELVTGTLWNLSSHEPLKMMVINHGLQTLTDEVIIPNSGWRRDPTEHSRPQETEWTTVFKNTSGCLRNVSSDGAEARQRLRECAGLVDALLHALQSAVANKETDNKSVENCVCILRNLSYHVHKEVPGAERFQEPMANQVPRSTSGGNQKKKNEADCFGVKKPKEEWFNQSWRNGPSDKKYSTLDLPKRTEPMKGLELLYQPEVVRLYLSLLTRSQNHNTLEAAAGALQNLAAGHWAWSSYIRATVRKEKGLPVLVELLRSDGDKVVRAVAIALRNLAIDRRNKDLIGSYAMRDLVSNLPSGQQRPAKNLEGDTVVAILNTIHEIISDSPENTRGLIQSHAIQKLVAINKTSQSVRETKAASHVLQTVWAYKDLRNSLYKGGWNKTHFKPSTTGMAKKPTSKKSGFDDITLPLMEKNQDGYSNVEQTERVGEGPGHVVEREPLQSIPERKHFIRAGRPAVGLVDRKPPPLDSWV encoded by the exons GAGCAGGTCCCTGATGGGCCCTCTTCTCTGGGGGCCCTGAACCTGGAGCCAAAGGAGCCACCGTTGGAGCCTCCATCGCCCGCAGAAGAGGACCTGGACACTCCCACCTCTAACATCTCTGTGGTCACCTCTACCAATGGGAGCTCCACTACAGAGACCGAGACACACCAACTGACTGAGACTGAG GACCCCAAGGCCCTGCAACTGAGGATCGACCAGACAGACAACCGGGACACCACCGGCCCGCAGCTGCCCCAAACCTCACAGCCTCCTCTGGTTACCATAGGTCAGGACAATTCCCCACCCCAGTCTGGCCCCCTGACAAATGGCCAGCCATGCTCTGAGTCCCTTACCAATCCTATCACAGCCCCAGCTACAGCCACCCCGCTCCCCCCTCCATTCAGCACCGGTGGTGAGGCCAACACAGAGATCCCTGAGGGCCAGAATGTCATCAGCACCCTCCCTGATGGTCATCTTCGTGGCCTTGGAGGTGACACTTGTGCTGGGTATGGCAGTCTATCCCGAGGAGGCATCCACCATGGCTCTCTTCACACCTACTGGCCCACCAGGAACTACCAACCTCAGCCTGGGGGCCACTACACACTGCCCCTACCCAGGGACAACTACGGCCAGGTGGGCTTGACCAACCAGACCAAGGGGGATGGGCCGGCGGACGCCCAGGAGGTGAAGGTTGACTACCCCACCTGCAGCTACGCCACGCTGGGAGGAATCCACCAGCTCAGACCCATCACTACCATGGAGCTGCTGAGGGAACCTTCTAGAACTAG GCCCATCTCTTTCCCTTGTCTCGGCCCCCCCTCCCCACTTaacccctccttccctctctatTTATCCAGGGGTGGTTACGAGGAGGCTCTCATGTCCCAGGTGGATGGGGACCCGGCCTCCTTCTTCCAGGCCATGTCCAGGGCCCAGACGCTACAGTTCCCCCACAAGCGCAGCAGCATGGTCAGCCTAGACAGCATCCGTAAGGACCCGCGCTGGAGGGATCCCAACCTAAGAGAGGTCATCACCATGCTCAGTCACCCCATGGATCCCGTCAAGTCCAACGCTGCCGCCTATCTGCAGCACCTGTGCTACGAGAACGACCGCATAAAGCAGGATGTCAGACAACTGAAGGGCGTACCTGTGCTCGTAGGGCTCCTGGACCACCCTAAAGCCGAGGTCCACCGCAAGGCCTGTGGAGCACTGAGGAACATCTCTTACGGGAAAGACCACCAAAACAAGGTGGCCATCAAGAACTGTGATGGCATCCCCGCACTGGTTAGACTGTTGAGGAAGTCCAGTAACATGGAGGTCAGAGAGCTGGTCACAG GGACGCTGTGGAACCTCTCCTCCCATGAGCCTCTGAAGATGATGGTTATCAACCACGGGCTCCAGACCCTCACCGACGAGGTCATCATCCCTAATTCTGGCTGGAGGAGAGACCCCACTGAACACTCCAGACCCCAGGAGACGGAGTGGACCACTGTGTTCAAGAACACTTCTGGATGTCTGAG GAATGTGAGCTCAGATGGGGCAGAGGCTCGCCAGAGGCTGAGGGAGTGTGCGGGGCTGGTGGATGCTCTCCTCCATGCCCTTCAGTCAGCTGTGGCCAACAAGGAGACGGACAATAAG TCGGTAGAGAACTGTGTCTGCATCCTCAGAAACCTGTCCTATCATGTCCACAAAGAGGTCCCAGGGGCGGAGCGATTTCAGGAACCCATGGCCAATCAAGTTCCACGATCAACATCAGGAGGGAACCAGAAGAAGAAGAACGAGGCAGACTGTTTTGGAGTGAAGAAGCCCAAGG AGGAATGGTTTAATCAAA GCTGGAGAAATGGACCAAGTGACAAAAAATATAGTACACTGGATTTACCCAAACGCACAGAGCCCATGAAAG GTCTGGAGCTGTTGTACCAGCCGGAGGTGGTGAGGCTTTACCTGTCTCTTCTCACTCGCAGTCAGAACCACAACACCCTGGAGGCAGCTGCTGGAGCTCTTCAGAACCTCGCTGCGGGACACTGGGCT TGGTCCAGTTACATTCGGGCCACAGTGAGGAAGGAGAAAGGTCTGCCTGTCCTGGTGGAGCTGCTCCGTTCAGACGGTGATAAAGTGGTCCGGGCTGTAGCTATTGCCCTCCGCAACCTGGCCATAGATCGGCGAAACAAAGACCTCATTG GGAGCTATGCCATGAGGGACCTGGTCAGTAATCTGCCCTCTGGTCAACAGCGGCCGGCCAAGAACTTGGAAGGGGACACCGTGGTGGCCATACTGAACACGATCCATGAGATCATCTCAGACAGCCCGGAGAACACCCGGGGCCTCATACAAAGTCACGCCATCCAGAAACTGGTAGCCATCAACAAGACCAG CCAATCTGTGCGGGAGACCAAAGCAGCATCTCATGTCCTGCAGACAGTGTGGGCCTATAAAGACTTGAGAAATAGTCTCTACAAGGGAGGCTGGAATAAGACTCACTTTAAG CCATCAACCACTGGAATGGCCAAAAAACCTACAAGCAAAAAGTCAGGATTCGATGACATCACACTGCCCCTTATGGAGAAAAATCAAG
- the arvcfa gene encoding armadillo repeat protein deleted in velo-cardio-facial syndrome isoform X4, which yields MPAEVKEEQVPDGPSSLGALNLEPKEPPLEPPSPAEEDLDTPTSNISVVTSTNGSSTTETETHQLTETEDPKALQLRIDQTDNRDTTGPQLPQTSQPPLVTIGQDNSPPQSGPLTNGQPCSESLTNPITAPATATPLPPPFSTGGEANTEIPEGQNVISTLPDGHLRGLGGDTCAGYGSLSRGGIHHGSLHTYWPTRNYQPQPGGHYTLPLPRDNYGQVGLTNQTKGDGPADAQEVKVDYPTCSYATLGGIHQLRPITTMELLREPSRTRGGYEEALMSQVDGDPASFFQAMSRAQTLQFPHKRSSMVSLDSIRKDPRWRDPNLREVITMLSHPMDPVKSNAAAYLQHLCYENDRIKQDVRQLKGVPVLVGLLDHPKAEVHRKACGALRNISYGKDHQNKVAIKNCDGIPALVRLLRKSSNMEVRELVTGTLWNLSSHEPLKMMVINHGLQTLTDEVIIPNSGWRRDPTEHSRPQETEWTTVFKNTSGCLRNVSSDGAEARQRLRECAGLVDALLHALQSAVANKETDNKSVENCVCILRNLSYHVHKEVPGAERFQEPMANQVPRSTSGGNQKKKNEADCFGVKKPKEEWFNQSWRNGPSDKKYSTLDLPKRTEPMKGLELLYQPEVVRLYLSLLTRSQNHNTLEAAAGALQNLAAGHWAWSSYIRATVRKEKGLPVLVELLRSDGDKVVRAVAIALRNLAIDRRNKDLIGSYAMRDLVSNLPSGQQRPAKNLEGDTVVAILNTIHEIISDSPENTRGLIQSHAIQKLVAINKTSQSVRETKAASHVLQTVWAYKDLRNSLYKGGWNKTHFKPSTTGMAKKPTSKKSGFDDITLPLMEKNQVFPTDGYSNVEQTERVGEGPGHVVEREPLQSIPERKHFIRAGRPAVGLVDRKPPPLDSWV from the exons GAGCAGGTCCCTGATGGGCCCTCTTCTCTGGGGGCCCTGAACCTGGAGCCAAAGGAGCCACCGTTGGAGCCTCCATCGCCCGCAGAAGAGGACCTGGACACTCCCACCTCTAACATCTCTGTGGTCACCTCTACCAATGGGAGCTCCACTACAGAGACCGAGACACACCAACTGACTGAGACTGAG GACCCCAAGGCCCTGCAACTGAGGATCGACCAGACAGACAACCGGGACACCACCGGCCCGCAGCTGCCCCAAACCTCACAGCCTCCTCTGGTTACCATAGGTCAGGACAATTCCCCACCCCAGTCTGGCCCCCTGACAAATGGCCAGCCATGCTCTGAGTCCCTTACCAATCCTATCACAGCCCCAGCTACAGCCACCCCGCTCCCCCCTCCATTCAGCACCGGTGGTGAGGCCAACACAGAGATCCCTGAGGGCCAGAATGTCATCAGCACCCTCCCTGATGGTCATCTTCGTGGCCTTGGAGGTGACACTTGTGCTGGGTATGGCAGTCTATCCCGAGGAGGCATCCACCATGGCTCTCTTCACACCTACTGGCCCACCAGGAACTACCAACCTCAGCCTGGGGGCCACTACACACTGCCCCTACCCAGGGACAACTACGGCCAGGTGGGCTTGACCAACCAGACCAAGGGGGATGGGCCGGCGGACGCCCAGGAGGTGAAGGTTGACTACCCCACCTGCAGCTACGCCACGCTGGGAGGAATCCACCAGCTCAGACCCATCACTACCATGGAGCTGCTGAGGGAACCTTCTAGAACTAG GGGTGGTTACGAGGAGGCTCTCATGTCCCAGGTGGATGGGGACCCGGCCTCCTTCTTCCAGGCCATGTCCAGGGCCCAGACGCTACAGTTCCCCCACAAGCGCAGCAGCATGGTCAGCCTAGACAGCATCCGTAAGGACCCGCGCTGGAGGGATCCCAACCTAAGAGAGGTCATCACCATGCTCAGTCACCCCATGGATCCCGTCAAGTCCAACGCTGCCGCCTATCTGCAGCACCTGTGCTACGAGAACGACCGCATAAAGCAGGATGTCAGACAACTGAAGGGCGTACCTGTGCTCGTAGGGCTCCTGGACCACCCTAAAGCCGAGGTCCACCGCAAGGCCTGTGGAGCACTGAGGAACATCTCTTACGGGAAAGACCACCAAAACAAGGTGGCCATCAAGAACTGTGATGGCATCCCCGCACTGGTTAGACTGTTGAGGAAGTCCAGTAACATGGAGGTCAGAGAGCTGGTCACAG GGACGCTGTGGAACCTCTCCTCCCATGAGCCTCTGAAGATGATGGTTATCAACCACGGGCTCCAGACCCTCACCGACGAGGTCATCATCCCTAATTCTGGCTGGAGGAGAGACCCCACTGAACACTCCAGACCCCAGGAGACGGAGTGGACCACTGTGTTCAAGAACACTTCTGGATGTCTGAG GAATGTGAGCTCAGATGGGGCAGAGGCTCGCCAGAGGCTGAGGGAGTGTGCGGGGCTGGTGGATGCTCTCCTCCATGCCCTTCAGTCAGCTGTGGCCAACAAGGAGACGGACAATAAG TCGGTAGAGAACTGTGTCTGCATCCTCAGAAACCTGTCCTATCATGTCCACAAAGAGGTCCCAGGGGCGGAGCGATTTCAGGAACCCATGGCCAATCAAGTTCCACGATCAACATCAGGAGGGAACCAGAAGAAGAAGAACGAGGCAGACTGTTTTGGAGTGAAGAAGCCCAAGG AGGAATGGTTTAATCAAA GCTGGAGAAATGGACCAAGTGACAAAAAATATAGTACACTGGATTTACCCAAACGCACAGAGCCCATGAAAG GTCTGGAGCTGTTGTACCAGCCGGAGGTGGTGAGGCTTTACCTGTCTCTTCTCACTCGCAGTCAGAACCACAACACCCTGGAGGCAGCTGCTGGAGCTCTTCAGAACCTCGCTGCGGGACACTGGGCT TGGTCCAGTTACATTCGGGCCACAGTGAGGAAGGAGAAAGGTCTGCCTGTCCTGGTGGAGCTGCTCCGTTCAGACGGTGATAAAGTGGTCCGGGCTGTAGCTATTGCCCTCCGCAACCTGGCCATAGATCGGCGAAACAAAGACCTCATTG GGAGCTATGCCATGAGGGACCTGGTCAGTAATCTGCCCTCTGGTCAACAGCGGCCGGCCAAGAACTTGGAAGGGGACACCGTGGTGGCCATACTGAACACGATCCATGAGATCATCTCAGACAGCCCGGAGAACACCCGGGGCCTCATACAAAGTCACGCCATCCAGAAACTGGTAGCCATCAACAAGACCAG CCAATCTGTGCGGGAGACCAAAGCAGCATCTCATGTCCTGCAGACAGTGTGGGCCTATAAAGACTTGAGAAATAGTCTCTACAAGGGAGGCTGGAATAAGACTCACTTTAAG CCATCAACCACTGGAATGGCCAAAAAACCTACAAGCAAAAAGTCAGGATTCGATGACATCACACTGCCCCTTATGGAGAAAAATCAAG
- the arvcfa gene encoding armadillo repeat protein deleted in velo-cardio-facial syndrome isoform X2 — protein sequence MPAEEQVPDGPSSLGALNLEPKEPPLEPPSPAEEDLDTPTSNISVVTSTNGSSTTETETHQLTETEDPKALQLRIDQTDNRDTTGPQLPQTSQPPLVTIGQDNSPPQSGPLTNGQPCSESLTNPITAPATATPLPPPFSTGGEANTEIPEGQNVISTLPDGHLRGLGGDTCAGYGSLSRGGIHHGSLHTYWPTRNYQPQPGGHYTLPLPRDNYGQVGLTNQTKGDGPADAQEVKVDYPTCSYATLGGIHQLRPITTMELLREPSRTRPISFPCLGPPSPLNPSFPLYLSRGGYEEALMSQVDGDPASFFQAMSRAQTLQFPHKRSSMVSLDSIRKDPRWRDPNLREVITMLSHPMDPVKSNAAAYLQHLCYENDRIKQDVRQLKGVPVLVGLLDHPKAEVHRKACGALRNISYGKDHQNKVAIKNCDGIPALVRLLRKSSNMEVRELVTGTLWNLSSHEPLKMMVINHGLQTLTDEVIIPNSGWRRDPTEHSRPQETEWTTVFKNTSGCLRNVSSDGAEARQRLRECAGLVDALLHALQSAVANKETDNKSVENCVCILRNLSYHVHKEVPGAERFQEPMANQVPRSTSGGNQKKKNEADCFGVKKPKEEWFNQSWRNGPSDKKYSTLDLPKRTEPMKGLELLYQPEVVRLYLSLLTRSQNHNTLEAAAGALQNLAAGHWAWSSYIRATVRKEKGLPVLVELLRSDGDKVVRAVAIALRNLAIDRRNKDLIGSYAMRDLVSNLPSGQQRPAKNLEGDTVVAILNTIHEIISDSPENTRGLIQSHAIQKLVAINKTSQSVRETKAASHVLQTVWAYKDLRNSLYKGGWNKTHFKPSTTGMAKKPTSKKSGFDDITLPLMEKNQVFPTDGYSNVEQTERVGEGPGHVVEREPLQSIPERKHFIRAGRPAVGLVDRKPPPLDSWV from the exons GAGCAGGTCCCTGATGGGCCCTCTTCTCTGGGGGCCCTGAACCTGGAGCCAAAGGAGCCACCGTTGGAGCCTCCATCGCCCGCAGAAGAGGACCTGGACACTCCCACCTCTAACATCTCTGTGGTCACCTCTACCAATGGGAGCTCCACTACAGAGACCGAGACACACCAACTGACTGAGACTGAG GACCCCAAGGCCCTGCAACTGAGGATCGACCAGACAGACAACCGGGACACCACCGGCCCGCAGCTGCCCCAAACCTCACAGCCTCCTCTGGTTACCATAGGTCAGGACAATTCCCCACCCCAGTCTGGCCCCCTGACAAATGGCCAGCCATGCTCTGAGTCCCTTACCAATCCTATCACAGCCCCAGCTACAGCCACCCCGCTCCCCCCTCCATTCAGCACCGGTGGTGAGGCCAACACAGAGATCCCTGAGGGCCAGAATGTCATCAGCACCCTCCCTGATGGTCATCTTCGTGGCCTTGGAGGTGACACTTGTGCTGGGTATGGCAGTCTATCCCGAGGAGGCATCCACCATGGCTCTCTTCACACCTACTGGCCCACCAGGAACTACCAACCTCAGCCTGGGGGCCACTACACACTGCCCCTACCCAGGGACAACTACGGCCAGGTGGGCTTGACCAACCAGACCAAGGGGGATGGGCCGGCGGACGCCCAGGAGGTGAAGGTTGACTACCCCACCTGCAGCTACGCCACGCTGGGAGGAATCCACCAGCTCAGACCCATCACTACCATGGAGCTGCTGAGGGAACCTTCTAGAACTAG GCCCATCTCTTTCCCTTGTCTCGGCCCCCCCTCCCCACTTaacccctccttccctctctatTTATCCAGGGGTGGTTACGAGGAGGCTCTCATGTCCCAGGTGGATGGGGACCCGGCCTCCTTCTTCCAGGCCATGTCCAGGGCCCAGACGCTACAGTTCCCCCACAAGCGCAGCAGCATGGTCAGCCTAGACAGCATCCGTAAGGACCCGCGCTGGAGGGATCCCAACCTAAGAGAGGTCATCACCATGCTCAGTCACCCCATGGATCCCGTCAAGTCCAACGCTGCCGCCTATCTGCAGCACCTGTGCTACGAGAACGACCGCATAAAGCAGGATGTCAGACAACTGAAGGGCGTACCTGTGCTCGTAGGGCTCCTGGACCACCCTAAAGCCGAGGTCCACCGCAAGGCCTGTGGAGCACTGAGGAACATCTCTTACGGGAAAGACCACCAAAACAAGGTGGCCATCAAGAACTGTGATGGCATCCCCGCACTGGTTAGACTGTTGAGGAAGTCCAGTAACATGGAGGTCAGAGAGCTGGTCACAG GGACGCTGTGGAACCTCTCCTCCCATGAGCCTCTGAAGATGATGGTTATCAACCACGGGCTCCAGACCCTCACCGACGAGGTCATCATCCCTAATTCTGGCTGGAGGAGAGACCCCACTGAACACTCCAGACCCCAGGAGACGGAGTGGACCACTGTGTTCAAGAACACTTCTGGATGTCTGAG GAATGTGAGCTCAGATGGGGCAGAGGCTCGCCAGAGGCTGAGGGAGTGTGCGGGGCTGGTGGATGCTCTCCTCCATGCCCTTCAGTCAGCTGTGGCCAACAAGGAGACGGACAATAAG TCGGTAGAGAACTGTGTCTGCATCCTCAGAAACCTGTCCTATCATGTCCACAAAGAGGTCCCAGGGGCGGAGCGATTTCAGGAACCCATGGCCAATCAAGTTCCACGATCAACATCAGGAGGGAACCAGAAGAAGAAGAACGAGGCAGACTGTTTTGGAGTGAAGAAGCCCAAGG AGGAATGGTTTAATCAAA GCTGGAGAAATGGACCAAGTGACAAAAAATATAGTACACTGGATTTACCCAAACGCACAGAGCCCATGAAAG GTCTGGAGCTGTTGTACCAGCCGGAGGTGGTGAGGCTTTACCTGTCTCTTCTCACTCGCAGTCAGAACCACAACACCCTGGAGGCAGCTGCTGGAGCTCTTCAGAACCTCGCTGCGGGACACTGGGCT TGGTCCAGTTACATTCGGGCCACAGTGAGGAAGGAGAAAGGTCTGCCTGTCCTGGTGGAGCTGCTCCGTTCAGACGGTGATAAAGTGGTCCGGGCTGTAGCTATTGCCCTCCGCAACCTGGCCATAGATCGGCGAAACAAAGACCTCATTG GGAGCTATGCCATGAGGGACCTGGTCAGTAATCTGCCCTCTGGTCAACAGCGGCCGGCCAAGAACTTGGAAGGGGACACCGTGGTGGCCATACTGAACACGATCCATGAGATCATCTCAGACAGCCCGGAGAACACCCGGGGCCTCATACAAAGTCACGCCATCCAGAAACTGGTAGCCATCAACAAGACCAG CCAATCTGTGCGGGAGACCAAAGCAGCATCTCATGTCCTGCAGACAGTGTGGGCCTATAAAGACTTGAGAAATAGTCTCTACAAGGGAGGCTGGAATAAGACTCACTTTAAG CCATCAACCACTGGAATGGCCAAAAAACCTACAAGCAAAAAGTCAGGATTCGATGACATCACACTGCCCCTTATGGAGAAAAATCAAG